The Saprospiraceae bacterium genome includes a window with the following:
- the kaiC gene encoding circadian clock protein KaiC, translating into MKKNEHETLQKTPTGISGLDEITNGGFPKGRPVLICGSAGCGKTLFAAQFLVKGITDYNEPGVFMSFEESASDLTQNFNSLGFDFEKLIAENKLRIDHVRIERSEIEETGEYDLEGLFIRLNYAIDSIGAKRVVLDTIESLFSGMDNMALLRSEIRRLFTWLKEKGVTAIITGERGESSLTRQGLEEYVSDCVILLDFRVIEQIATRRLRIIKYRGSIHGTNEYPFLIDENGISVLPVTSLKLDYKSSTEIISTGLTDLDNTFSTGGIYRASSTLITGKAGTSKTILASHFAMSSCTRKEPTLFFSFEETPDQLVRNMATIGINFKQAINSKLLHIHASRPALQGLEMHLMIINKLLAELKPRTVIIDPISSLITIGNSNEVRAMLIRLMDTLKINQINALFTALTQDSHSEHNSSAVDAVSSLADTWINLKNEERNNERVRNLLIIKSRGMSHSNDQQNFTITSKGIHFTSNSKK; encoded by the coding sequence ATGAAAAAAAACGAACACGAAACCTTACAGAAAACACCCACCGGTATAAGCGGACTGGATGAAATCACAAACGGAGGTTTCCCCAAAGGACGTCCTGTCCTTATTTGTGGTAGTGCAGGTTGTGGCAAAACTTTATTTGCAGCACAGTTTCTGGTAAAAGGGATTACAGATTATAATGAGCCGGGCGTATTCATGAGCTTTGAAGAATCTGCAAGTGACCTCACCCAAAATTTTAACTCATTAGGGTTTGACTTTGAAAAATTGATAGCAGAAAATAAACTTCGGATTGACCATGTTCGTATCGAACGATCAGAAATAGAAGAAACGGGCGAATATGATTTAGAAGGACTTTTTATACGGCTAAATTATGCCATTGATTCCATTGGAGCAAAACGGGTAGTACTTGACACCATCGAATCGTTATTTTCCGGAATGGACAACATGGCCTTACTTCGTTCAGAAATCCGAAGATTATTTACGTGGCTCAAAGAAAAGGGAGTAACAGCAATCATTACGGGAGAAAGAGGGGAAAGTTCATTAACCCGACAAGGTTTGGAAGAATATGTTTCCGATTGCGTGATACTTCTTGATTTTCGGGTGATAGAACAAATTGCAACACGCAGATTGCGAATCATAAAATATCGTGGCAGCATACACGGAACAAATGAATACCCTTTTCTCATTGATGAAAATGGCATTTCAGTCTTACCCGTCACATCTTTGAAGTTGGATTACAAATCATCTACAGAAATTATATCCACGGGTTTAACTGATTTAGACAATACATTTTCTACAGGAGGAATTTACCGTGCAAGCAGCACCCTCATAACGGGCAAAGCCGGCACTTCAAAAACTATTCTTGCCAGTCACTTTGCAATGAGCAGTTGTACACGGAAAGAACCGACCCTCTTTTTCTCCTTTGAAGAAACACCCGACCAACTGGTTAGAAATATGGCAACTATCGGAATTAATTTCAAGCAAGCAATTAATTCAAAACTACTCCACATTCATGCATCTCGACCTGCCTTGCAAGGACTGGAAATGCACCTCATGATTATAAATAAATTATTGGCGGAGCTTAAACCACGCACAGTCATTATTGACCCCATCAGTAGTCTGATAACTATAGGGAACAGCAATGAAGTTCGTGCAATGTTGATAAGATTAATGGATACGCTTAAAATAAATCAGATCAATGCATTATTTACAGCGCTTACTCAAGACAGTCATTCTGAGCACAACAGTTCAGCCGTAGATGCAGTATCTTCTCTTGCTGATACATGGATCAACTTAAAGAACGAAGAACGCAACAATGAAAGGGTGCGCAATTTGCTAATTATAAAATCGAGAGGCATGAGTCACTCAAACGATCAACAGAATTTCACTATTACCAGTAAGGGAATTCATTTCACAAGCAACAGCAAAAAATAA
- a CDS encoding cupin domain-containing protein, with product MIGFKSNIEKETLENKNFRKVLYTGKHLQLVLMNLKAGEEIGEETHRNSDQFFRFESGSGKCIIDETEYFVKDGDDIIVPSGAKHNIINLDKDSELKLYTIYSPPHHKFDSIWLTKADAEKNGEEFDGKTTE from the coding sequence ATGATAGGTTTTAAAAGCAATATCGAAAAAGAAACATTGGAAAATAAAAATTTTCGCAAGGTATTATATACCGGCAAACATCTTCAACTTGTTCTGATGAACCTAAAAGCAGGAGAAGAAATCGGAGAAGAAACGCACCGGAATTCGGACCAGTTTTTTCGATTTGAAAGTGGTTCAGGAAAATGTATTATTGATGAAACAGAATATTTCGTAAAAGACGGAGATGATATTATTGTACCATCAGGTGCAAAGCACAATATCATTAATTTAGATAAAGACTCTGAATTAAAATTATACACTATCTATAGCCCGCCACATCACAAATTTGATTCCATATGGTTGACAAAAGCAGATGCTGAAAAAAACGGAGAAGAATTTGACGGAAAAACAACAGAATAA
- a CDS encoding VOC family protein: MATNAKNPFTWVEIYVEDMSRAQKFYETVLEIQMTELPMPEGIDEMQMISFPWEENEKNISGALVKMEHMKPGSGGTLVYFACEDCSVEESRVTSAGGKVLQSKMSIGDYGFCSIAMDTEGNSIGLHSMK; the protein is encoded by the coding sequence ATGGCCACAAATGCAAAAAACCCATTTACCTGGGTGGAAATTTATGTAGAAGATATGAGCAGAGCTCAAAAATTCTATGAAACAGTGTTGGAAATTCAAATGACTGAACTTCCCATGCCCGAAGGAATAGACGAAATGCAAATGATAAGTTTCCCTTGGGAAGAAAATGAAAAAAACATTAGCGGAGCGTTAGTAAAAATGGAACATATGAAACCGGGCTCAGGTGGAACACTTGTTTATTTTGCCTGTGAAGATTGTTCTGTAGAAGAAAGCCGGGTTACAAGTGCAGGTGGAAAAGTTCTCCAATCGAAAATGTCTATTGGCGATTATGGATTTTGCTCAATTGCGATGGATACAGAAGGAAATTCCATTGGTTTACATTCGATGAAATAA
- a CDS encoding helix-turn-helix transcriptional regulator gives MPIIVNLDVMMAKRKMSLNELSEKVELTLSNLSILKTGKAKAIRFSTLEAICKALNCQPSDILEYVEEPES, from the coding sequence ATGCCAATTATTGTAAACTTAGATGTAATGATGGCAAAACGAAAGATGTCGCTGAATGAGCTGTCAGAAAAAGTTGAACTTACACTTTCAAATCTTTCCATCCTGAAAACGGGAAAAGCAAAAGCCATCCGATTCAGCACTTTAGAGGCTATTTGTAAGGCACTAAACTGCCAGCCTTCCGATATTCTTGAGTATGTAGAAGAACCTGAAAGCTAA